One part of the Nostoc sp. PCC 7120 = FACHB-418 genome encodes these proteins:
- a CDS encoding phasin family protein, whose translation MPGFGDIVQKAFYLGVGLASYAGEKAGGKLTELRSQVQKLADEMVAKGEMTTDEARRFVEDMMKQAQQPPATDEAPEKPPSSEPRRIEILEEDEEPTVREASTEKVDELRQQVLDLQEELKRLQKE comes from the coding sequence ATGCCTGGTTTTGGAGATATTGTTCAAAAAGCATTTTACCTCGGTGTCGGGTTGGCTTCTTACGCTGGCGAGAAAGCCGGAGGTAAATTAACTGAACTGCGATCGCAAGTCCAAAAACTGGCAGATGAAATGGTTGCCAAGGGTGAAATGACCACAGACGAAGCTCGTCGCTTTGTGGAAGACATGATGAAGCAAGCCCAACAGCCTCCAGCGACAGATGAAGCTCCTGAAAAACCGCCGTCTTCTGAACCTCGTCGCATCGAAATTTTAGAGGAAGATGAAGAGCCAACGGTGAGAGAGGCATCAACAGAAAAAGTAGATGAACTGCGCCAACAAGTGCTAGACCTGCAAGAAGAGTTAAAAAGACTGCAAAAAGAATAG
- a CDS encoding YciI family protein, translating to MPWFVKLEEGKVDKSTFDQYVPAHQAYVRDLITKGYKARTGYWAQFGGGMLLFEAASMAEAEAIVADDPLVKSGCVNFKLYEWKIVVE from the coding sequence ATGCCTTGGTTTGTAAAGTTAGAAGAAGGTAAAGTTGATAAATCCACCTTTGACCAATACGTACCTGCTCACCAAGCCTACGTGAGAGATTTGATTACCAAGGGTTACAAAGCCCGAACAGGTTATTGGGCGCAATTCGGTGGCGGGATGTTGCTGTTTGAGGCTGCTTCAATGGCAGAAGCCGAGGCAATTGTTGCCGATGATCCCTTAGTAAAAAGCGGTTGTGTCAACTTTAAACTTTACGAATGGAAAATTGTCGTGGAATAA
- a CDS encoding 2'-5' RNA ligase family protein: protein MSRFFVALLPPQEIQDYANQIKQYFADHYASRHAQKSPPHITLQPPFKWVDDNLSILETSLREFASQQQSIPITLSGFDAFPPRVIYINVERSPELLNLQAELITHTETSLKIVDAVGKQRPFAPHMTVAFRDLTKQNFQAAWPEFANRQINFEFTADKLTLLFHDGRRWLIKSEFNFL from the coding sequence ATGAGCCGTTTTTTCGTTGCCTTGCTACCGCCGCAAGAGATACAAGACTACGCCAACCAAATCAAACAGTATTTTGCAGATCATTACGCTAGTCGCCACGCGCAAAAGTCGCCACCACACATTACACTACAACCACCTTTCAAGTGGGTAGATGATAATTTATCAATACTAGAAACCTCCTTGAGAGAGTTTGCCAGCCAGCAACAGTCAATACCAATAACTCTCAGTGGCTTTGATGCCTTTCCACCTCGTGTCATCTATATCAATGTCGAGAGAAGTCCAGAACTGTTAAACTTGCAAGCTGAGTTAATAACCCATACAGAAACTAGCTTGAAAATTGTAGATGCAGTTGGCAAACAGCGACCTTTTGCACCACACATGACAGTAGCCTTTCGAGACTTAACAAAACAAAACTTTCAGGCTGCTTGGCCAGAATTTGCCAATCGTCAAATAAATTTTGAATTCACTGCGGATAAGTTAACTTTGCTGTTTCACGATGGTAGGCGTTGGCTGATTAAATCAGAGTTTAATTTCCTCTAG
- a CDS encoding glycoside hydrolase family protein, translated as MSITETLRKGSKGSDVSELQEILIKLKFDPGRIDGDFGNKTEAAVKQFQQRQSITPDGVVEINTRNALNKAIQRQIEIAKLYGGASGKLPLPGVNLIKEFEGCKLIAYPDPLSKGKPYTIGWGSTVKKDGSEWSLGEKMTQVEADELLILQLERKYLPSLEKIPGWENLNPYQQGALLSFAYNLGANFYGSKGFETITRVLNNQEWDKIEPTLTMYRNPGSSVEAGLRRRRVAEAKLFLQPL; from the coding sequence ATGAGTATCACCGAGACGCTCAGAAAAGGGTCAAAAGGCTCAGATGTGAGCGAACTGCAAGAAATATTAATTAAACTAAAATTCGACCCAGGTCGGATAGATGGTGATTTCGGTAACAAAACAGAAGCGGCTGTCAAACAATTCCAGCAAAGGCAAAGTATTACTCCTGATGGCGTAGTAGAGATAAATACTCGTAATGCCTTAAATAAAGCAATTCAGAGGCAAATAGAAATAGCAAAACTTTATGGTGGGGCTTCCGGTAAATTACCACTACCAGGGGTGAATTTGATCAAGGAATTTGAAGGTTGTAAGCTGATAGCTTATCCAGATCCCCTCTCTAAAGGTAAACCTTACACCATTGGTTGGGGTTCTACCGTCAAAAAAGATGGTAGCGAATGGTCGTTGGGTGAAAAAATGACCCAAGTGGAGGCGGATGAACTGTTAATTCTTCAGTTAGAGCGTAAATATTTACCATCTCTAGAGAAAATACCCGGATGGGAAAATTTAAATCCTTACCAACAAGGAGCATTATTAAGTTTTGCCTATAACTTGGGTGCGAATTTCTACGGTTCTAAGGGCTTTGAGACAATTACTAGAGTTTTGAACAATCAAGAGTGGGACAAAATTGAACCCACACTAACTATGTATAGAAATCCGGGTAGTTCAGTTGAGGCGGGTTTGAGGCGCAGGCGAGTAGCTGAGGCTAAACTATTTCTTCAGCCATTGTAA
- a CDS encoding cysteine synthase family protein translates to MNYLAKYSYFESIFKPQSGNHSKWKNTTATDVTQALGNVPIVKLRNISPVCAIAECFLKLESCNPGGSIKEKNAVYLVTCAEEEGLLVPGGTIIESSSGNFGVGLAMVGAVRGYRVIIVVDAKTPPPFRRMLKAYGAELVDVPLHEADESGSMQKARMKRAKELAATIPDAWYPCQHLNPLNTEAHSYYTAREIEAHFADELDAVVVGVSTAGQIMGIARYLRPRFPKIRIIGVDVVGSVIMGTSAKPYKMTGIGLSFFPPNLDLSLLDRAYIVPEDLAYSVCHALARREGLLLGASTGAIVAGGLHLARELGRGARILMINPDRGDRYLETVYDSEWLERHGFTLKQDSHLDDAIASLSPVYFE, encoded by the coding sequence ATGAATTATTTGGCGAAATATTCATACTTTGAAAGCATTTTCAAACCTCAAAGCGGCAACCATAGTAAATGGAAAAATACTACGGCTACTGATGTTACCCAGGCGTTGGGTAATGTCCCGATTGTCAAACTCAGAAATATTTCTCCTGTCTGTGCGATCGCAGAATGCTTCTTGAAATTGGAAAGTTGTAATCCTGGTGGATCAATTAAGGAGAAAAATGCAGTCTACCTCGTTACGTGTGCAGAGGAGGAAGGGCTGCTTGTACCTGGTGGTACGATTATTGAGTCCAGTTCAGGAAATTTCGGTGTAGGATTGGCGATGGTAGGAGCAGTCCGAGGGTATCGGGTGATAATTGTCGTCGATGCGAAAACTCCTCCACCCTTTAGGCGAATGTTGAAAGCGTATGGTGCTGAACTTGTCGATGTACCGCTACATGAAGCAGACGAATCGGGATCTATGCAAAAGGCACGAATGAAACGGGCGAAAGAGCTTGCAGCAACTATTCCTGATGCTTGGTATCCATGTCAGCACTTGAATCCTTTGAACACTGAGGCACATTCGTATTACACTGCGAGGGAAATTGAAGCCCACTTTGCTGATGAACTTGATGCTGTGGTAGTCGGTGTCAGTACGGCGGGACAGATCATGGGAATAGCTCGTTATCTCCGGCCGCGATTCCCGAAAATTCGGATTATTGGCGTTGATGTGGTGGGTTCAGTAATTATGGGAACGTCAGCAAAACCGTACAAAATGACGGGTATTGGCTTATCTTTCTTTCCCCCAAATCTCGATCTTTCCCTACTCGATCGCGCTTACATAGTACCAGAAGATTTAGCTTATTCAGTCTGTCACGCCCTAGCACGTCGTGAGGGTTTGCTTCTGGGTGCATCAACAGGGGCGATTGTAGCTGGTGGACTGCATCTGGCGCGTGAACTAGGTAGGGGCGCGCGGATTTTGATGATTAATCCAGATAGAGGAGATAGATATCTGGAGACAGTGTATGATTCCGAGTGGCTGGAGCGTCATGGATTTACCCTCAAACAAGACTCTCATCTTGATGATGCGATCGCTTCACTAAGCCCTGTGTATTTTGAGTAG